In Monodelphis domestica isolate mMonDom1 chromosome 3, mMonDom1.pri, whole genome shotgun sequence, the following proteins share a genomic window:
- the LOC100617230 gene encoding zinc finger protein 345-like — translation MKEISTKLRIFVEGSDPKRCMNEGSHDFILREICDSGINIKEKECEFDNPSEKFSQYSVLNQRVKLSSGNISYEDSQYSKCFPEEVGLFQWNEKPSEKSLYQGNLGEIAFASSLDFSRHPKSKCVEMVSEKDEGGKPFSQNSDLAAHQIIHSGEKLYECKQCGKTFKRRDSLVVHHRIHSGEKPYECKHCGKAFTQCGTLAAHQRIHTGEKPYKCKQCGKAFSERGSLTRHQKTHTGEKPYECKHCGKVFKGRGLLTRHQLIHSGEKPYKCKQCVKAFSERGSLTRHQKIHTGEKPYECKHCGKAFKGRGFLTRHQLIHSGEKPYECKQCGKAFTQRSHLSRHQSIHIGEKPYECKQCGKDLKYSCFLAVHHLIHTGEKPYRCKQCGKAFNWKISLEAHQRNHTGEKPYECKQCGKAFNWKVSFAAHQRIHTGEKPYECKHCGKAFTLRGSLVAHQRIHTGEKPYACKHCGKAFRHKDNLNTHQRIHTGEKPYECKQCGKAFTQSGNLATHQRIHTTEKLYECKQCGKAFRRKDSFAAHHKSHTEENPYECKQCGKAFIKRSSLTKHQRIHTDWKPYECKYCGKAFREKQELAAHQRIHTGEKPYECKQCGKAFTQRGNLAAHQRIHTTEKPYECKQCGKAFRQKDNLATHHKLHTGEKSYECKQCGKAFTKRSYLSKHQKIHTAEKPHECKHCGKAFKQKHYLAAHQRIHTGEKPYECKQCGKAFSERGSLTKHQKIHTGEKRYECKQCGKDFLCRSTLAAHQRTHTGEKPYECKYCGKTFTYSNSLIAHHRIHTGVKLHECKQCGKAFLRRYTLTSHQLIHTGEKPYECKQCGKAFTQQGNLAAHQRIHTR, via the coding sequence ATGAAGGAGATTTCTACAAAACTGAGGATTTTTGTGGAAGGATCTGACCCCAAAAGATGCATGAATGAGGGTTCCCATGACttcattttgagagaaatctgtgacTCTGGTATCAATATCAAAGAGAAAGAATGTGAATTTGATAACCCTTCAGAGAAATTCAGCCAATATTCAGTCCTAAATCAGCGTGTGAAATTGAGCTCTGGAAATATCAGTTATGAGGATAGTCAATACAGCAAATGCTTTCCTGAAGAAGTAGGACTTTTCCAGTGGAATGAGAAACCTTCTGAAAAGTCCCTGTATCAAGGTAACCTAGGAGAAATAGCCTTTGCCAGCAGTTTAGACTTCAGTAGACATCCAAAAAGTAAATGTGTAGAAATGGTTTCTGAGAAGGATGAAGGAGGGAAACCTTTCAGTCAAAACTCTGATCTTGCTGCACATCAAATAATCCATTCGggagagaaactttatgaatgtaaacaatgtggaaagactttcaaacGAAGGGACTCTCTTGTGGTACATCAtagaatccactctggagagaaaccttatgaatgtaaacactgtggaaaggctttcacacagtgCGGAactcttgctgcacatcagagaatccacactggagagaaaccttataaatgtaaacagtgtggaaaggctttctcaGAGAGGGGATCTCTCACTAGACATCAGAAaacccacactggagagaaaccttatgagtgtaaacactgtggaaaggtcTTCAAAGGGAGGGGACTTCTCACTAGACATCAGCtaatccacagtggagagaaaccttataaatgtaaacagTGTGTAAAGGCTTTCTCAGAGAGGGGATCTCTCActagacatcagaaaatccacactggagagaaaccatatgagtgtaaacactgtggaaaggcctTCAAAGGGAGGGGATTTCTCACTAGACATCAGCtaatccacagtggagagaaaccttatgaatgtaaacagtgtggaaaggctttcacacagaggagtCATCTCAGTAGACATCAGAGTATCCAcattggagagaaaccttatgagtgtaagcagtgtggaaaggaTTTGAAATATTCCTGCTTTCTTGCTGTTCATCACctaatccacactggagagaaaccttatagaTGTAAACAGTGCGGAAAGGCTTTCAATTGGAAAATTTCTCTTGAAGCACATCAGCGAaaccacactggagagaaaccatatgaatgtaaacagtgtggaaaggctttcaattGGAAAGTCTCTTTTGcagcacatcagagaatccacactggagagaaaccttatgaatgtaaacactgtggaaaggctttcacgcTGCGGGGCAGTCttgttgcacatcagagaatccacactggagagaaaccttatgcatgtaaacactgtggaaaggctttcagacaTAAGGACAATCTTaatacacatcagagaatccacactggagagaaaccttatgaatgtaagcagtgtggaaaggccTTCACACAGAGTGGCAatcttgctacacatcagagaatccacactacagagaaactttatgaatgtaaacagtgtggaaaggctttcagacgGAAGGACAGTTTTGCTGCACATCATAAAAGCCACACTGAAGAGAatccttatgaatgtaaacagtgcgGAAAGGCTTTCATAAAGAGAAGCTCTCtgactaaacatcagagaatccacactgattggaaaccttatgaatgtaaatactgtggaaaggctttcagagagAAGCAGGaacttgctgcacatcagagaatccacactggagagaaaccttatgaatgtaaacagtgtggaaaggctttcacacagaggggaaatcttgctgcacatcagagaatccacactacagagaaaccttatgaatgtaaacagtgtggaaaggctttcagacagAAGGACAATCTTGCTACACATCATAAactccacactggagagaaatcttatgaatgtaaacagtgtggaaaggctttcacaaagAGGAGTTATCTCAGtaaacatcagaaaatccacactgcAGAGAAACCacatgaatgtaaacactgtggaaaggctttcaaacaGAAGCActatcttgctgcacatcagagaatccacactggagagaaaccttatgaatgtaaacagtgtggaaaggctttctctGAGAGGGGATCTCTCACtaaacatcagaaaatccacactggagagaaacgttatgaatgtaaacagtgtggaaaggattTTTTATGCAGAAGCactcttgctgcacatcagagaacgcacactggagagaaaccgtaTGAATGTAAATACTGTGGAAAGACTTTTACATATAGCAACTCTCTTATAGCACATcatagaatccacactggagtgAAACTTCATGAatgcaaacagtgtggaaaggcttttttaCGCAGATACACTCTTACTTCACATCAGctaatccacactggagagaaaccgtatgaatgtaaacagtgtggtaAGGCTTTCACACAGCAGGgcaatcttgctgcacatcagagaatccacactagatag